The following are encoded together in the Panicum virgatum strain AP13 chromosome 6K, P.virgatum_v5, whole genome shotgun sequence genome:
- the LOC120712737 gene encoding uncharacterized protein LOC120712737, translating into MSGKSTSKLPSEQAKPDCQKHRHRASDYLVMRRITEPLSFPARELCFCEIKQTPIDCRQPAELPHSTPLLEAALIFQCRNTRQWTHARFSKASLFSLLYFGDTTITPAQPPFNSITPFPYSRCCCSCSLACFPQIPIRPLHPELLVFLVQLGGIGAAEMGTPYHLQSPKTILSRLVNMRQLPPGLPPPPPPPEPPSKTRQQEVLPQRLPAAPSKIILQPRDRTSPAMWFAAIVCFAFSIILIVAGVVILIIFLAVKPRAPSFDMANASLNSVYIDSPAYFNGDMTLVANFSNPNQKIDVVFRSATLELFFRDRPMAVQVLPPFAQRRGQFQVLNLHMVSSRVLLPPEVAMELVNQVRRNRVVYTIRGTFKVEARFWFSHYSYWMNTICELELTAPPCGVLVARRCRTK; encoded by the coding sequence ATGAGTGGGAAGAGCACTTCCAAGTTGCCGTCTGAACAAGCCAAGCCAGATTGCCAGAAACATAGACATCGAGCATCAGATTATTTGGTAATGCGAAGAATAACTGAACCTTTATCTTTCCCAGCTCGAGAATTATGCTTTTGTGAGATAAAGCAGACACCAATCGATTGCCGGCAGCCGGCAGAGCTGCCCCACTCCACACCTTTGCTCGAAGCAGCTCTCATTTTTCAATGCAGAAACACAAGACAGTGGACCCACGCCCGATTTTCAAAAGCCTCTCTTTTCTCCCTTCTTTATTTTGGGGACACCACCATTACCCCAGCCCAGCCTCCTTTTAACTCCATCACTCCATTCCCTTACTCtcgttgttgttgttcttgCTCTCTAGCTTGCTTTCCCCAAATCCCCATTAGGCCTCTGCACCCTGAGCTCCTCGTCTTCCTTGTTCAACTTGGTGGTATTGGTGCTGCAGAAATGGGCACTCCTTACCACCTCCAATCACCAAAAACCATCCTGTCCAGGCTGGTCAACATGAGGCAGTTACCACCggggctgccaccgccgccaccaccgccagagCCTCCGTCCAAGACCCGGCAGCAAGAGGTGCTGCCACAGCGGCTGCCGGCGGCTCCTTCCAAGATTATCCTGCAGCCGCGTGACCGGACCTCGCCGGCGATGTGGTTCGCGGCCATCGTCTGCTTCGCCTTCAGCATCATCCTGATCGTGGCTGGCGTGGTCATCTTGATCATCTTCCTGGCGGTCAAGCCGAGGGCACCGTCCTTCGACATGGCCAACGCCAGCCTCAACAGTGTCTACATCGACTCGCCGGCCTACTTCAATGGCGACATGACGCTCGTGGCCAACTTCTCCAACCCCAACCAGAAGATCGACGTCGTGTTCCGGTCCGCCACCTTGGAGCTCTTCTTCCGGGACAGGCCCATGGCCGTGCAGGTGCTGCCGCCGTTTGCGCAGCGCCGGGGCCAGTTCCAGGTCCTGAACCTGCACATGGTGTCAAGCCgtgtgctgctgccgccggaggTGGCCATGGAGCTTGTGAACCAGGTGAGGAGAAACAGGGTCGTGTACACCATCAGAGGCACCTTCAAGGTGGAGGCCAGATTTTGGTTTAGCCACTACTCATACTGGATGAACACAATCTGTGAGCTGGAGCTCACAGCTCCTCCTTGTGGAGTTCTTGTTGCCAGGAGATGCAGAACAAAGTGA